In the genome of Kineosporia sp. NBRC 101731, one region contains:
- the alc gene encoding allantoicase codes for MAEQLGGLTDLACSNVGGRVVYANDQLFADRRNLIRPEPSAHQVHEFGPDGKIYDGWETRRRRDPVDRPGNDFAIVRLGIPGVVRSVVIDTAHFKGNYPPYATIEATASEGHPVAQDLPESAWTTILPKVALKGDTENAFEVASDRRWTHVRLSIYPDGGVARLRVLGEPVADPRHLTGTIDLAALTNGGAVVGCSDMFYSSAGKLIRPGDPLTTEGGWENARRRDGGNDWVVFALAGAGRVRRAVIDTSHFLGNAPGEVRLTGAVPASSSVDDSSTWLELLPRGPLRPDSVHRLRVARDVVTQIRMDVYPDGGMSRVRFLGELTEEALDEAARRWLQALPDGHLEELLLAVPDLSSQDADQLRSSRDVIPAVLRSYLLD; via the coding sequence ATGGCTGAACAACTTGGCGGACTGACAGATCTCGCGTGCTCGAACGTCGGCGGGCGGGTGGTGTACGCGAACGACCAGTTGTTCGCCGACCGGCGCAACCTGATCCGGCCGGAGCCCTCGGCGCACCAGGTGCACGAATTCGGGCCGGACGGCAAGATCTACGACGGCTGGGAGACCCGCCGGCGCCGCGACCCGGTGGACCGGCCGGGGAACGACTTCGCGATCGTGCGGCTGGGCATTCCCGGTGTCGTGCGCTCGGTGGTCATCGACACAGCGCACTTCAAGGGCAATTACCCGCCCTACGCCACGATCGAGGCGACGGCGAGCGAGGGCCACCCGGTGGCTCAGGACCTGCCCGAGAGCGCCTGGACCACGATCCTGCCGAAGGTCGCGCTCAAGGGTGACACCGAGAATGCGTTCGAGGTGGCCAGTGACCGCCGCTGGACGCACGTGCGGCTGTCGATCTACCCGGACGGCGGCGTGGCCCGACTGCGGGTGCTCGGTGAGCCGGTGGCCGACCCGCGTCATCTGACCGGCACCATCGATCTTGCCGCGCTCACGAACGGCGGTGCGGTGGTGGGCTGTTCGGACATGTTCTACTCGTCGGCGGGCAAGCTGATCCGGCCCGGCGACCCGCTGACCACCGAGGGCGGCTGGGAGAACGCCCGGCGGCGCGACGGCGGCAACGACTGGGTGGTCTTCGCGCTGGCCGGGGCCGGGCGGGTGCGCCGGGCGGTGATCGACACCAGCCACTTCCTCGGCAACGCTCCCGGAGAGGTGAGACTGACCGGTGCGGTGCCGGCGTCGTCCTCTGTTGATGACAGTTCGACCTGGCTGGAACTGCTGCCCCGCGGGCCGTTGCGGCCCGACTCGGTGCACCGGTTGAGGGTGGCCCGCGACGTGGTGACGCAGATCCGGATGGACGTGTATCCGGACGGTGGGATGTCCCGGGTGCGGTTCCTGGGTGAACTCACCGAAGAGGCCCTGGACGAGGCGGCGCGGCGCTGGCTGCAGGCGCTGCCGGACGGGCACCTGGAAGAGCTGCTGCTCGCGGTGCCGGACCTGTCGTCGCAGGACGCGGACCAGCTGCGCTCGTCGAGGGACGTGATCCCGGCGGTTCTGCGGAGTTATCTGCTCGACTGA
- the uraD gene encoding 2-oxo-4-hydroxy-4-carboxy-5-ureidoimidazoline decarboxylase, producing MPAAHGVAVFNELTSETARQRLLTCLHGPGWATAVLAGRPYPDVESLLATAYRFGLVLTDDDLHLALSRHPRIGERPADASREAAHSRSEQSGVDAADADLAEKLHAGNLAYEKKFDRVFLIRAAGRSGPEILLALTERLENDPEAEADVVRDQLAQIAQLRLGALIDELSEEVA from the coding sequence GTGCCCGCAGCGCACGGTGTCGCAGTGTTCAACGAGCTCACTTCCGAGACCGCCCGGCAACGGCTCCTGACCTGCCTGCACGGGCCCGGCTGGGCGACAGCGGTGCTGGCCGGGCGCCCCTACCCGGATGTCGAGAGCCTGCTGGCCACCGCCTACCGGTTCGGGCTGGTGCTCACTGACGACGACCTTCATCTGGCTCTGAGCAGGCATCCCCGCATCGGTGAGAGGCCCGCCGACGCCAGTCGTGAGGCTGCCCACTCCCGGTCGGAGCAGTCCGGCGTGGATGCCGCGGACGCCGATCTGGCCGAGAAGTTACATGCTGGAAACCTGGCTTACGAGAAGAAGTTCGACCGGGTGTTCCTGATCCGGGCGGCCGGGCGCAGCGGACCGGAGATCTTGCTGGCGCTGACCGAGCGGCTGGAGAACGACCCGGAGGCCGAGGCCGACGTGGTGCGTGACCAGCTCGCCCAGATCGCGCAACTACGTCTGGGCGCGCTGATCGACGAGTTGTCGGAAGAGGTCGCCTGA
- the uraH gene encoding hydroxyisourate hydrolase — MATLSTHVLDSGTGRPAEGVSVVLERSSSGWTPLATARTDSDGRIRDWGSDEILTPGIFRLTFGTGEWFEQQGRECFYPEVTVTFRITEDGHFHVPILLSAYAYSTYRGS; from the coding sequence ATGGCCACGCTGTCCACCCACGTGCTGGACTCGGGTACCGGCCGGCCGGCCGAGGGCGTGTCGGTGGTGCTCGAGAGGTCGTCGTCCGGCTGGACCCCGCTGGCCACCGCCCGCACCGACTCCGACGGTCGCATCCGCGACTGGGGTAGTGACGAGATCCTCACTCCCGGCATCTTCCGCCTGACGTTCGGAACCGGAGAATGGTTCGAGCAGCAGGGCCGGGAATGCTTCTACCCGGAGGTGACCGTCACGTTCCGGATCACGGAAGACGGTCACTTCCACGTGCCGATTCTTCTGTCGGCCTACGCGTACTCGACCTACCGAGGGAGCTGA
- a CDS encoding MarR family transcriptional regulator, with the protein MLEETELRVSLMKVTRRLRAEKSDTELTDSQMSVLAVLDRTGPATPRALADFERVQPPSMTRTLAALDARGLVDREPDPADGRQIIVRITPSGEAAVTATRRQRDAWLARRLADLDPEERAVLARASQILRRIADS; encoded by the coding sequence GTGCTCGAGGAGACAGAACTGCGCGTGTCCCTGATGAAGGTGACACGCCGGTTGCGCGCGGAGAAGTCTGACACCGAACTCACCGACAGTCAGATGTCGGTGCTGGCTGTGCTGGATCGGACCGGTCCTGCGACACCCCGGGCGCTGGCTGATTTCGAGCGGGTGCAGCCGCCCTCCATGACCCGCACGCTCGCCGCCCTGGACGCCCGCGGTCTGGTCGACCGCGAGCCCGACCCGGCCGACGGCCGGCAGATCATCGTCCGGATCACCCCGTCCGGCGAGGCCGCCGTCACCGCGACCCGTCGTCAGCGCGACGCCTGGCTGGCCCGGCGGCTGGCCGACCTCGACCCGGAAGAGCGAGCCGTTCTCGCCCGTGCGTCACAGATATTGAGGAGGATCGCCGACTCGTGA
- a CDS encoding CPBP family intramembrane glutamic endopeptidase translates to MRGPALRRDVSEEPPHDEPAAQRRLTWEIWIVLGLSLGMSGVYSLVSIIAKLTAEGSLRSQTSTLNTSQSVREYLDLTYQLLGIVNTLVPVALVLWLLAGDTPRWAERLGLSRGGVWFRASADGPERTVAEAGTSDSSTTARGRTYWRDLAHGAGLAALIGVPGLALYIIGNRLNLTTTVVASGLGEYWWTVPVLMLQAVKNAVLEEVIVVGYLMNRLRRQSWSWRGVIVASALLRGSYHLYQGFGAFVGNAIMGLVFAEWYRRGGRVWALIVAHTILDIVSFVGYQLFQGVLDKLLGA, encoded by the coding sequence ATGCGGGGTCCGGCCCTGCGCCGCGACGTCAGCGAGGAGCCACCGCACGATGAGCCCGCGGCCCAACGCCGGCTGACCTGGGAGATCTGGATCGTCCTCGGGCTCTCGCTCGGGATGTCGGGGGTCTATTCGCTGGTCAGCATCATCGCCAAGCTGACGGCCGAGGGCAGTCTGCGGTCGCAGACCTCCACGCTGAACACGTCCCAGAGCGTGCGCGAGTACCTGGACCTGACCTACCAGCTCCTGGGCATCGTCAACACGCTCGTGCCGGTGGCCCTGGTGCTGTGGCTGCTGGCCGGTGACACACCCCGCTGGGCCGAGCGACTCGGGTTGAGCCGGGGTGGGGTGTGGTTCCGGGCCAGCGCTGACGGCCCGGAGCGTACAGTCGCCGAGGCTGGGACGAGCGACTCGAGCACGACTGCGAGAGGCCGTACCTACTGGCGCGATCTGGCCCATGGAGCCGGGCTGGCGGCGTTGATCGGGGTGCCCGGTCTGGCGCTGTACATCATCGGGAACCGGCTGAACCTGACCACGACGGTCGTGGCGTCCGGCCTGGGCGAGTACTGGTGGACCGTTCCGGTCCTGATGCTGCAGGCGGTCAAGAACGCGGTGCTCGAAGAGGTCATCGTGGTCGGGTACCTGATGAACCGGCTGCGCCGTCAGAGCTGGAGCTGGCGGGGAGTCATCGTGGCGAGTGCGTTGCTGCGCGGCTCGTACCACCTGTACCAGGGCTTCGGGGCATTCGTGGGGAACGCGATCATGGGCCTGGTGTTCGCCGAGTGGTACCGGCGCGGCGGCCGGGTGTGGGCCCTGATCGTGGCCCACACGATCCTCGACATCGTCAGTTTCGTGGGGTATCAGCTGTTCCAGGGTGTCCTGGACAAGCTGCTGGGCGCCTGA
- the pucL gene encoding factor-independent urate hydroxylase yields MGIVLGVNQYGKAEVRLVHVDRTAPRHVLTDLNISTHLRGAFDATYLTGDNASVLATDTQKNTVYAFARKFGVGTPEDFAIRLGRHFVESQEPVKGAQIEIDQLPWDHLDDHSFARPGGERRTTSVTFDGDQVWVVSGLTDLVVLKTTGSEFHGFPRDEYTTLPETTDRILATSVTARWRYSSADLAFGEIYPAIRAVLLETFSATHSLALQQTLYAMGRAVLEKFGEVAEVRLSMPNKHHYLADLSPFGLDNPNEVFIAGDRPYGLIEGQVLREEAPDAGPAWQFVPGFA; encoded by the coding sequence ATGGGCATCGTCCTGGGAGTCAACCAGTACGGCAAGGCCGAGGTGCGACTCGTGCACGTGGACCGCACCGCCCCGCGGCACGTGCTCACCGACCTCAACATCAGCACCCACCTGCGGGGGGCGTTCGACGCCACCTACCTGACCGGGGACAACGCGTCGGTGCTGGCCACGGACACGCAGAAGAACACCGTGTACGCCTTCGCCCGCAAGTTCGGCGTGGGTACACCGGAAGACTTCGCGATTCGCCTGGGCCGGCACTTCGTCGAGTCGCAGGAGCCGGTGAAGGGTGCGCAGATCGAGATCGACCAGCTGCCCTGGGATCACCTCGACGATCACTCCTTCGCCCGGCCGGGCGGCGAACGTCGCACCACCAGCGTGACTTTCGACGGCGATCAGGTCTGGGTGGTGTCCGGGCTGACCGATCTGGTGGTACTGAAGACCACCGGCTCGGAGTTCCACGGCTTCCCGCGCGACGAGTACACGACCCTGCCGGAGACCACCGACCGGATTCTGGCGACCTCGGTGACCGCCCGCTGGCGGTATTCCTCCGCCGATCTGGCCTTCGGCGAGATCTACCCGGCCATCCGTGCGGTACTGCTCGAAACCTTCTCAGCGACACACAGTCTCGCTCTTCAGCAGACCTTGTACGCGATGGGCCGGGCCGTGCTGGAGAAGTTCGGTGAGGTTGCCGAGGTACGGCTGTCGATGCCGAACAAACATCACTACCTGGCCGACCTCTCACCTTTCGGGCTGGACAACCCGAACGAGGTGTTCATCGCCGGGGACCGTCCGTACGGCCTGATCGAGGGTCAGGTGCTGCGCGAGGAGGCGCCGGACGCCGGCCCCGCCTGGCAGTTCGTTCCCGGTTTTGCCTGA
- a CDS encoding DUF3027 domain-containing protein has translation MVDQQVTGTIDEAQAPIFPEQAEPQGQAPAALPTEPDPVAAAAVDLARGAAEDVAQPDTVGRHLSVSVDQAGLTMHAFDCTAKGYRGWRWAVTLAHVPGSDRVTVCDTVLLPGAESIMAPDWVPWSDRLAPGDLGPGDELPFRPEDPNLVPGYTVTDEDDADQQLFWELGLGRERVLGPEGVSGAADRWHRGPHGPTADIAVQSAASCVTCAYFVPLSGRLRQSFGACANEWSPADGSVVTVDFGCGAHSETDLEMPGPEPLSDHILDDTVVDRFDLSAPEPSAESAPGIETGPRVDVDEPQAPGDSADAVGPESSVEAPESSADAESPADVEAPADVEPRAQVPDRRTPRDAGGTMKDLVEPDTSPPVEISVEPTIDPEPVASPEDLVTVRPLGESAVNGTTKDESSPGESAGDASVADEVDLAETATDESPVVQPVADEVAEAGSVVDEVVAEEAAPASAESTEQAESTEQAEPVEPAESTEKAESAEKAESVEPTERVESVEPAVEVVAFGGVPQEQTVKAEPEEDQAPPVALGPDARVADGDAPETVASSESSQGQALEPVSEYNLPADGSIESSVTAPGESIRESDGALVTPSESATPSLSSGTAGAAVDAVTGPDPDGAGDAGSGPVRAGTAEADHAGRDAVDTDSVADVLNVEAPENHSATSVPEAAELTPAADSVATDDPAVTDAPSVADEVPAAGEASAAEETAVTGDPVVVDEAPEAGQAPEAGQAPESGHTLESGHTPDDERKPESRTEVPPQS, from the coding sequence ATGGTGGACCAGCAGGTGACCGGAACGATCGACGAGGCCCAGGCCCCGATCTTTCCTGAGCAGGCCGAACCGCAGGGCCAGGCTCCGGCCGCGCTGCCGACCGAGCCCGATCCGGTAGCAGCGGCCGCGGTCGACCTGGCCCGTGGCGCCGCGGAAGACGTCGCCCAGCCGGACACCGTGGGCCGTCACCTCTCGGTGTCGGTCGACCAGGCCGGGCTGACGATGCACGCCTTCGACTGCACGGCGAAGGGCTACCGGGGCTGGCGCTGGGCGGTCACGCTCGCCCACGTTCCCGGGTCCGATCGGGTGACGGTCTGTGACACCGTTCTGCTGCCCGGCGCCGAGTCGATCATGGCTCCGGACTGGGTGCCGTGGTCCGACCGGCTGGCCCCGGGTGACCTGGGCCCCGGCGACGAGCTGCCGTTCCGGCCCGAAGACCCGAACCTGGTCCCGGGCTACACGGTCACCGACGAAGACGACGCCGACCAGCAGCTCTTCTGGGAGCTCGGGCTGGGGCGCGAGCGTGTGCTGGGGCCCGAAGGGGTTTCGGGTGCGGCGGATCGCTGGCACCGGGGTCCGCACGGTCCCACGGCCGACATCGCCGTGCAGTCCGCTGCCTCGTGTGTGACCTGTGCGTACTTCGTGCCGCTGTCCGGCCGACTGCGCCAGTCGTTCGGCGCGTGCGCCAACGAGTGGTCGCCCGCCGACGGCTCGGTGGTCACGGTCGACTTCGGCTGTGGTGCGCACAGCGAGACCGACCTGGAGATGCCGGGGCCCGAACCGCTGAGCGACCACATCCTCGACGACACGGTCGTCGACCGGTTCGACCTGTCGGCTCCCGAGCCTTCGGCCGAGTCGGCTCCCGGTATCGAGACCGGGCCGAGGGTGGACGTCGATGAGCCCCAGGCTCCCGGCGACAGTGCGGACGCGGTCGGCCCGGAGTCGTCGGTAGAGGCTCCGGAGTCGTCGGCCGATGCCGAGTCGCCGGCCGATGTTGAGGCGCCGGCTGATGTGGAGCCGCGGGCCCAGGTGCCCGATCGCCGGACCCCGCGGGACGCCGGTGGCACGATGAAGGATCTGGTCGAGCCCGACACCTCGCCTCCGGTGGAGATCTCGGTCGAGCCGACGATCGATCCGGAGCCGGTGGCCTCGCCGGAAGACCTGGTCACGGTGCGTCCGCTGGGCGAGTCGGCGGTGAACGGGACCACGAAGGACGAGTCGTCCCCGGGCGAGTCGGCTGGGGACGCGTCGGTGGCGGACGAGGTTGATCTGGCCGAGACGGCGACGGATGAGTCTCCGGTGGTTCAGCCGGTCGCAGACGAGGTTGCTGAGGCCGGGTCGGTGGTGGACGAGGTGGTTGCCGAGGAGGCAGCGCCCGCCTCGGCCGAGTCGACCGAGCAGGCCGAGTCGACCGAGCAGGCCGAGCCGGTTGAGCCAGCCGAATCGACTGAGAAGGCCGAATCGGCTGAGAAGGCCGAATCGGTTGAGCCGACCGAGCGGGTCGAGTCGGTGGAGCCGGCCGTCGAGGTGGTTGCGTTCGGGGGTGTTCCCCAGGAGCAGACCGTGAAGGCCGAGCCCGAGGAAGACCAGGCTCCGCCGGTCGCGCTGGGTCCCGATGCGCGGGTGGCTGACGGCGATGCTCCGGAAACGGTTGCGTCGAGCGAATCTTCGCAGGGCCAGGCCCTTGAGCCGGTGAGCGAGTACAACCTGCCCGCCGACGGCTCGATCGAGTCGTCAGTGACCGCGCCGGGTGAGTCCATCCGGGAGTCGGACGGTGCACTGGTCACTCCGTCCGAGTCGGCAACCCCCTCCCTCAGCAGTGGAACCGCCGGTGCTGCGGTGGACGCGGTGACGGGGCCGGACCCTGACGGGGCCGGCGACGCCGGTTCCGGGCCGGTTCGGGCCGGAACTGCCGAAGCCGACCACGCTGGTCGCGATGCGGTTGACACCGATTCGGTGGCCGACGTCCTCAATGTCGAGGCACCGGAGAACCATTCGGCGACATCGGTGCCCGAAGCCGCTGAGCTGACACCGGCGGCCGACTCTGTTGCGACGGATGACCCGGCCGTGACCGATGCGCCTTCGGTTGCTGACGAGGTACCGGCCGCTGGCGAGGCCTCGGCTGCTGAAGAAACAGCGGTTACAGGCGATCCGGTCGTTGTCGACGAAGCGCCGGAAGCCGGTCAGGCGCCGGAAGCCGGTCAGGCGCCGGAATCCGGCCACACGCTGGAATCCGGCCACACGCCGGACGACGAGCGTAAGCCTGAGAGCCGGACCGAGGTGCCGCCGCAGTCGTGA
- a CDS encoding GNAT family N-acetyltransferase produces MHLTVEAARPEHATDVSRLLRDYLTLTEQEKTARGLAVGGPLPQRYQDEVDHPESLLPDCLLACTGDRVLGLVVLKEQGDQVEIKRLWVDPAARGTGAGRALVRAAVDRAGARPVTLTVWDWRAAPIGLYRSLGFTDTQSWDERPHLICMTLPAGTAQSSR; encoded by the coding sequence ATGCACCTGACCGTCGAAGCCGCCCGCCCCGAGCACGCCACCGACGTGTCCCGCCTGCTGCGTGATTACCTCACCCTCACCGAGCAGGAGAAGACCGCCCGTGGCCTGGCCGTCGGCGGCCCGCTGCCGCAGCGTTACCAGGACGAGGTCGACCACCCGGAAAGCCTTCTCCCCGACTGCCTGCTCGCGTGCACCGGCGACCGGGTGCTCGGCCTGGTGGTGCTGAAGGAACAGGGCGACCAGGTCGAGATCAAGCGGCTCTGGGTCGACCCGGCCGCCCGCGGCACCGGTGCCGGCCGCGCCCTGGTGCGCGCGGCCGTCGACCGGGCCGGCGCCCGGCCGGTCACCCTCACCGTCTGGGACTGGCGGGCCGCCCCGATCGGCCTCTACCGCTCACTCGGGTTCACCGACACGCAGTCGTGGGACGAACGTCCACACCTGATCTGCATGACTCTCCCGGCGGGCACCGCTCAGTCGAGCAGATAA
- a CDS encoding DinB family protein — protein sequence MAIAKDTKDWTWVLDRTCPECGYEAGSIAMWRLPSLIRANAAAWLEVLVTPDVRKRPSEEVWSPLEYACHVRDTFRVFDGRLQTMLTENDPIFPNWDQDDTALADRYWEQDPVLVSRELLEAGDAIAHRFAAVTDEQWSRPGRRSDGARFTVDSFARYLLHDPVHHLHDVTP from the coding sequence ATGGCGATCGCGAAGGACACCAAGGACTGGACGTGGGTACTCGATCGCACCTGCCCGGAGTGCGGTTACGAGGCCGGATCCATTGCGATGTGGCGCCTGCCGTCGCTGATCCGGGCCAACGCCGCCGCCTGGCTGGAGGTGCTGGTGACGCCCGACGTGCGCAAACGTCCCTCCGAAGAGGTCTGGTCGCCGCTGGAGTACGCCTGTCACGTGCGTGACACCTTCCGGGTCTTCGACGGGCGTCTGCAGACGATGCTCACCGAGAACGACCCGATCTTCCCCAACTGGGACCAGGACGACACCGCGCTGGCCGACCGGTACTGGGAGCAGGATCCGGTGCTGGTCTCGCGTGAGCTCCTGGAGGCCGGTGACGCGATCGCCCACCGGTTCGCCGCCGTCACCGACGAGCAGTGGAGCCGGCCCGGGCGGCGCAGCGACGGGGCGCGGTTCACCGTCGACAGCTTCGCGCGCTATCTCCTGCACGACCCGGTGCATCATCTGCACGATGTCACACCGTAA
- a CDS encoding DUF2530 domain-containing protein, translated as MGEQEVPYQVTQGGPGERLPVAVGTGIWALLFVLGLVLRPELESTGRGWWVWTALAGVALGFVGYTYLLVRRPKPKPGEVIPSSGYTGDVDDVPRNNGEPTGLPKLRRKPVPRPGGVPGTLP; from the coding sequence GTGGGAGAACAGGAAGTGCCCTACCAGGTCACCCAGGGTGGTCCGGGCGAACGGCTGCCGGTGGCGGTCGGCACCGGCATCTGGGCGCTGCTGTTTGTACTGGGACTGGTCCTGCGCCCCGAGCTGGAGTCCACCGGACGCGGCTGGTGGGTGTGGACCGCCCTGGCCGGAGTGGCGCTCGGGTTCGTGGGTTACACGTATCTACTCGTCCGCCGCCCCAAGCCGAAGCCGGGTGAGGTCATCCCCTCCAGCGGCTACACGGGAGACGTCGACGACGTGCCACGCAACAACGGGGAGCCCACCGGGCTGCCCAAGCTGCGGCGCAAGCCCGTGCCCCGGCCCGGCGGCGTGCCGGGCACCCTGCCCTGA
- a CDS encoding MFS transporter: MFRALGIRNYRLWATGAIVSNTGTWMQRVAQDWLVLTQLTDNSGVAVGITTALQFLPVLLLAPWAGAVTDRFDRRRVLISTQVAFAVLGLTLGLLVVTGLVQLWMVYTLAFGLGVVAAVDGPARQAFVSELVPVDYLPNAVGLNSASFNAGRLIGPGLAGLLIASFGTGLVFLVNGVSFVAVVFSLTRMNRAELSAQQRPPRGNRSARAGLVYVRSHPEIGLIMAIVGTVAMLGLNSQITIALMARLVFDKGAGEYGILGSVMAIGSLGGALLAARREHPTVKLVITAAAAFGVTSILSAVMPTYWSFGLMLIPVGLSALTMLTAANATIQLSTEPAMRGRVMALYMAVIMGGTPIGSPIIGWVGETFGPRWTVLIGGIGTLLVAVVAAAVLSRSPGLRAAVAQAEKGPAVTVTATTVRARSRHTPEAETVARTTATRTTATAEVTENSTA; the protein is encoded by the coding sequence ATGTTCAGGGCCCTGGGCATCCGTAATTACCGACTCTGGGCAACCGGAGCCATCGTGTCGAACACCGGCACCTGGATGCAGCGCGTGGCCCAGGACTGGCTGGTCCTCACCCAGCTCACCGACAACTCCGGCGTCGCGGTCGGCATCACGACCGCGCTCCAGTTCCTGCCGGTGCTCCTGCTGGCCCCCTGGGCCGGCGCCGTCACCGACCGGTTCGACCGCCGCCGGGTGCTCATCTCCACGCAGGTGGCCTTCGCCGTTCTCGGCCTGACCCTCGGCCTGCTCGTCGTCACCGGCCTCGTGCAGCTCTGGATGGTCTACACCCTCGCCTTCGGTCTCGGTGTCGTCGCCGCCGTGGACGGTCCGGCCCGCCAGGCCTTCGTCTCCGAGCTGGTGCCGGTCGACTACCTGCCCAACGCCGTCGGCCTGAACTCCGCCTCGTTCAACGCCGGCCGTCTGATCGGCCCCGGCCTCGCCGGTCTGCTGATCGCCTCGTTCGGCACCGGTCTGGTGTTCCTCGTCAACGGCGTCAGCTTCGTCGCCGTGGTGTTCTCCCTGACCCGGATGAACCGTGCGGAGCTGAGCGCCCAGCAGCGTCCGCCCCGCGGCAACCGCTCGGCCCGCGCCGGCCTGGTCTACGTGCGCAGTCATCCCGAGATCGGCCTGATCATGGCCATTGTCGGCACGGTGGCGATGCTGGGCCTGAACTCTCAGATCACCATCGCCCTGATGGCCCGGCTGGTCTTCGACAAGGGCGCCGGGGAGTACGGCATCCTCGGCTCGGTCATGGCCATCGGATCGCTCGGTGGCGCCCTGCTCGCGGCCCGGCGGGAACACCCCACGGTGAAGCTGGTCATCACGGCCGCCGCGGCCTTCGGCGTCACGTCGATCCTGTCCGCGGTGATGCCCACGTACTGGTCGTTCGGCCTGATGCTGATCCCCGTGGGCCTGTCGGCGCTGACCATGCTCACCGCCGCCAACGCCACCATCCAGCTCTCCACCGAGCCGGCCATGCGAGGACGCGTGATGGCCCTCTACATGGCGGTGATCATGGGTGGCACACCGATCGGGTCGCCCATCATCGGCTGGGTCGGCGAGACGTTCGGCCCCCGCTGGACCGTGCTCATCGGCGGTATCGGAACCCTCCTCGTCGCCGTCGTGGCCGCAGCCGTGCTGAGCCGCTCGCCGGGTCTGCGCGCAGCCGTGGCCCAGGCCGAGAAGGGCCCGGCCGTCACGGTCACGGCCACCACCGTGCGGGCCCGGTCCAGGCACACCCCCGAGGCCGAGACGGTCGCCCGGACCACGGCAACCCGGACGACGGCAACGGCCGAGGTGACGGAGAACTCGACCGCCTGA
- the allB gene encoding allantoinase AllB produces the protein MLDTVFRARRVITTVGESARSIGIRDGRIVAIEPLDAPLEATRVIELGDDVVLMPGLVDTHVHINEPGRTEWEGFETATRAAAAGGVTTVIDMPLNSIPATTTVEALEIKRKSASGAVFVDTGFWGGAVPGNLDDLRPLHDAGVFGFKCFLLHSGVDEFLPLSSDELEQYLGKLQDFGALMIVHAENSDAIDRAPAADGERYRKFLASRPRGAENMAIAEVIEAARYTRARVHILHLSSSDALPMLASAKRDGVLITVETCPHYLSFTSESIPDGATQFKCCPPIRESSNRELLWEGLRDGVIDVIVSDHSPSTPELKRFDIGDFGVAWGGISSLQLGLRAVWSQARTHGLTLVDVAEYMAARTANLAGLTRKGRIALGYDADLCLFAPDEASVVAASALEHKHAITPYDGMALAGVVRETWLAGEPIDLTAPPRGRLLRRGDV, from the coding sequence ATGCTTGACACGGTTTTCCGGGCTCGACGCGTCATCACCACGGTGGGCGAGTCGGCCCGTTCCATCGGGATTCGAGACGGGCGGATCGTGGCGATCGAGCCTCTCGACGCGCCGCTGGAGGCCACCCGGGTGATCGAACTGGGCGACGACGTGGTGCTGATGCCCGGCCTGGTCGACACCCATGTGCACATCAACGAGCCGGGCCGCACCGAGTGGGAGGGCTTCGAGACCGCCACCCGGGCCGCGGCGGCCGGCGGCGTCACCACGGTCATCGACATGCCGCTGAACTCGATCCCGGCCACCACCACGGTCGAGGCGCTCGAGATCAAGCGGAAATCGGCCTCCGGTGCGGTTTTCGTGGACACCGGGTTCTGGGGCGGGGCCGTGCCCGGCAACCTCGACGACCTGCGGCCGCTGCACGACGCCGGGGTGTTCGGGTTCAAGTGCTTCCTGCTGCACTCCGGGGTGGACGAGTTCCTGCCCCTGTCGTCGGACGAGCTGGAGCAGTACCTCGGCAAGCTGCAGGACTTCGGCGCCCTGATGATCGTGCACGCGGAGAACTCAGACGCGATCGACCGGGCTCCGGCCGCCGACGGCGAGCGCTACCGGAAGTTCCTGGCCTCGCGCCCGCGCGGCGCCGAGAACATGGCCATCGCCGAGGTGATCGAGGCCGCGCGGTACACCCGGGCGCGGGTGCACATCCTGCACCTGTCCAGCTCCGACGCCCTGCCGATGCTGGCCTCGGCCAAGCGCGACGGTGTGCTCATCACGGTCGAGACCTGCCCGCACTACCTGAGTTTCACGTCGGAGTCGATTCCCGACGGGGCCACGCAGTTCAAGTGCTGCCCACCGATCCGCGAGTCCTCGAACCGTGAGCTGCTCTGGGAAGGGCTGCGCGACGGCGTGATCGACGTGATCGTCAGTGACCACTCCCCCTCCACGCCGGAGCTGAAGCGTTTCGACATCGGTGATTTCGGTGTGGCCTGGGGTGGCATCTCGTCACTGCAGCTGGGCCTGCGGGCGGTCTGGAGCCAGGCCCGCACCCACGGCCTCACGCTGGTCGACGTGGCCGAGTACATGGCGGCCCGCACCGCGAACCTGGCCGGCCTGACCCGCAAGGGCCGGATCGCGCTGGGCTACGACGCCGACCTGTGCCTGTTCGCCCCCGACGAGGCGTCGGTGGTGGCGGCCTCCGCGCTGGAGCACAAGCACGCGATCACGCCCTACGACGGTATGGCCCTGGCCGGGGTGGTGCGCGAGACCTGGCTGGCCGGTGAGCCCATCGACCTGACCGCTCCCCCGCGGGGCCGGCTGCTGCGGCGGGGCGACGTGTAG